A genomic region of Pseudocalidococcus azoricus BACA0444 contains the following coding sequences:
- the clpB gene encoding ATP-dependent chaperone ClpB, with translation MQPNNPNQFTEKAWQALARTPDIVKQAQQQQIESEHLMAALLEEDGLASSIFSKAGANVQRLRDRTEEFINRQAKLSTPASSVYLGSSLDKLLDQADNLRKQFGDEFISIEHLVLAYAQDTRFGKALFQEAGLDEKKLKDTIQQIRGSQKVTDQNPEGKYASLEKYGRDLTLLARQGKLDPVIGRDDEIRRTIQILSRRTKNNPVLIGEPGVGKTAIAEGLAQRIIARDVPESLRDRQLITLDLGALIAGAKYRGEFEERLKAVLKEVTESNGQIILFIDEIHTVVGAGATQGSMDAGNLLKPMLARGELRCIGATTLDEYRKYIEKDAALERRFQQVYVDQPSIEDTISILRGLKERYEVHHGVTISDSALVAAATLSTRYISDRFLPDKAIDLVDEAAAKLKMEITSKPEELDEIDRKILQMEMERLSLQKETSAASRERLERLEKELANLKEDQARLSAQWQGEKQVIDQLQSIKEEIDKLNIEIQQAERNYELQKAAELKYGKLTELHKKLDETESKLTQSQTGGNSLLRDEVTESDIAEIISKWTGIPISKLVESEMQKLLNLEAELHQRVVGQDEAVTAVADAIQRSRAGLSDPNRPIASFIFLGPTGVGKTELAKALAAYLFDTEEAMVRIDMSEYMEKHAVSRLIGAPPGYVGYDEGGQLTEAIRRRPYAVVLFDEIEKAHPDVFNVFLQILDDGRVTDAQGRTVDFKNTILIMTSNIGSQFILDVAGDDTRYGEMRERVVDSMRAHFRPEFLNRVDEFIIFHSLKKEQLREIIKIQVNRLEKRLQDRKMSLNLTPEALDFLAEVGYDPVYGARPLKRAIQQQLETQIAKGILRGDYHDGDTIQVTVGDTERLEFSRQAKVGVAV, from the coding sequence ATGCAGCCCAACAATCCCAATCAATTTACCGAAAAGGCCTGGCAAGCATTAGCCCGGACTCCTGACATTGTCAAACAGGCCCAGCAACAACAAATCGAATCCGAACATTTAATGGCCGCCCTGTTAGAAGAAGATGGCCTGGCCAGTAGCATTTTTTCTAAAGCTGGAGCCAATGTTCAACGTTTACGAGACCGCACCGAAGAATTTATCAATCGCCAGGCCAAGCTCAGTACCCCTGCCAGTTCCGTCTATCTCGGCAGCAGTTTAGATAAATTATTGGATCAAGCAGATAATCTGCGGAAACAATTTGGCGATGAATTTATTTCCATTGAGCATTTAGTTCTCGCTTATGCCCAAGATACGCGGTTTGGCAAGGCTTTATTCCAAGAGGCTGGCCTGGATGAGAAAAAACTCAAAGACACGATCCAGCAAATTCGGGGCAGTCAAAAAGTCACCGACCAAAACCCAGAAGGGAAATATGCCTCTCTCGAAAAATACGGTCGCGATCTCACTCTTTTGGCCCGCCAAGGCAAATTAGACCCTGTGATTGGTCGAGATGATGAAATTCGCCGCACGATTCAAATTCTTTCCCGTCGGACAAAAAATAATCCAGTCTTAATTGGGGAACCAGGGGTGGGGAAAACTGCCATTGCCGAGGGCCTGGCCCAGCGGATTATTGCCCGTGATGTCCCCGAATCTTTACGAGATCGCCAGTTGATCACCTTAGATTTAGGCGCGCTGATTGCCGGGGCTAAGTATCGGGGGGAATTTGAGGAGCGATTAAAGGCTGTCCTGAAAGAAGTCACGGAGTCCAACGGACAAATTATTCTCTTTATTGATGAGATCCATACCGTTGTCGGGGCCGGGGCGACTCAGGGCTCCATGGATGCTGGCAATCTGCTCAAACCGATGTTGGCCCGCGGTGAATTGCGTTGTATTGGCGCAACAACCCTGGATGAATACCGTAAATATATTGAAAAAGATGCGGCCCTGGAACGGCGGTTTCAGCAGGTTTATGTCGATCAACCCAGCATTGAAGACACGATTTCGATTTTGCGGGGCCTGAAAGAACGCTATGAAGTCCACCACGGGGTGACGATTTCTGATAGTGCCTTAGTGGCTGCTGCGACTCTCTCCACGCGCTATATTTCCGATCGATTTTTGCCCGATAAAGCGATTGATTTGGTGGATGAAGCCGCCGCCAAGTTGAAGATGGAAATCACCTCCAAACCGGAAGAGTTGGATGAAATTGATCGCAAAATTCTCCAAATGGAAATGGAGCGGTTATCCCTGCAAAAAGAAACTTCGGCTGCTTCCCGAGAACGTTTAGAACGGTTGGAAAAAGAACTCGCCAATCTGAAAGAAGACCAGGCCAGGTTAAGTGCCCAATGGCAAGGGGAAAAGCAAGTCATTGATCAACTCCAATCCATTAAGGAGGAAATTGATAAACTCAACATCGAAATCCAACAGGCCGAGCGTAATTATGAACTGCAAAAGGCAGCGGAACTCAAATATGGTAAATTGACTGAACTCCACAAAAAATTAGATGAAACGGAATCTAAACTGACTCAGTCGCAAACAGGTGGAAATTCTCTTTTGCGCGATGAAGTGACGGAATCCGATATTGCTGAAATTATCTCCAAATGGACAGGAATTCCGATCAGCAAACTCGTAGAATCGGAAATGCAAAAGCTCTTGAACTTAGAAGCGGAACTACACCAACGGGTCGTGGGTCAAGATGAAGCCGTTACAGCCGTTGCCGATGCCATCCAACGCTCTCGGGCCGGGTTGTCGGATCCGAATCGTCCCATTGCCAGCTTTATTTTCCTCGGGCCAACGGGTGTGGGCAAAACTGAACTGGCCAAAGCCCTAGCGGCCTATCTGTTTGATACAGAAGAAGCGATGGTGCGGATTGATATGTCTGAGTACATGGAAAAACACGCCGTTTCCCGGTTGATTGGCGCACCGCCGGGTTATGTCGGCTATGACGAAGGGGGACAGTTAACGGAAGCCATTCGCCGCCGTCCCTATGCCGTAGTTCTGTTTGATGAAATTGAAAAAGCGCACCCGGATGTCTTTAATGTCTTCCTGCAAATTCTCGATGACGGGCGAGTGACGGATGCTCAGGGGCGGACGGTGGATTTCAAAAACACGATCTTGATCATGACCAGTAATATCGGCTCCCAATTTATTTTGGATGTTGCTGGCGATGATACGCGCTATGGGGAAATGCGGGAACGGGTGGTTGACTCCATGCGCGCCCATTTCCGGCCAGAATTTCTCAATCGGGTCGATGAATTTATTATTTTCCACAGCCTCAAGAAAGAGCAGTTACGGGAAATTATTAAAATTCAAGTCAACCGTTTAGAAAAACGCCTCCAAGATCGGAAAATGTCTCTTAACCTAACCCCTGAGGCTCTTGATTTCCTAGCCGAAGTTGGCTATGACCCCGTGTATGGCGCAAGGCCTCTGAAACGTGCTATTCAACAACAGTTGGAAACTCAAATTGCTAAGGGAATTCTCCGGGGCGATTACCACGATGGCGATACGATTCAAGTCACAGTTGGGGATACAGAGCGATTAGAGTTTTCTCGCCAGGCCAAGGTAGGAGTAGCTGTTTAA
- a CDS encoding RNA recognition motif domain-containing protein — protein sequence MSIYVGNLSYDVTESDLTSVFAEYGGVKRVQLPTDRETGRMRGFGFVEMNADAEEDAAISALDGAEWMGRSLKVNKARPREERGGSFGGGGGGNRRNNYSRSY from the coding sequence ATGTCTATTTACGTTGGAAATCTTTCCTACGATGTTACAGAATCTGACTTAACCTCTGTCTTTGCTGAATATGGTGGTGTCAAACGGGTACAACTGCCGACCGATCGGGAAACTGGCCGGATGCGTGGTTTTGGTTTTGTGGAAATGAATGCCGATGCCGAAGAAGATGCTGCTATTTCTGCTTTAGACGGTGCTGAGTGGATGGGCCGTAGTCTGAAAGTTAACAAAGCTCGGCCTCGGGAAGAGCGCGGTGGTTCCTTTGGTGGTGGCGGTGGTGGAAATCGCCGGAATAACTATTCTCGGAGCTACTAA